From the genome of Ignavibacteriales bacterium, one region includes:
- the pgeF gene encoding peptidoglycan editing factor PgeF, protein MKSDFRSDMQEQTAILPKIFSVYPEVRSGMSTKRGSRNRTKYGMNLSTHVGDDPAIVEMNRTAFFSQLGISRNELAIPLQSHSEIVRKVVTPGEYEKCDALITNACGVALGITVADCVPILLFDPIQNAIGAVHAGWRGTARGIVKRTIHNMQEEFKTDPEHVLAFIGPSAGVCCYEVSEEVAVKFEKKIVPYNKKKIFVDLKKENAAQLHQVGVAEDNMEISKHCTICESQLFHSYRRDGTNAGRMMAVIRLQP, encoded by the coding sequence TTGAAATCCGACTTCCGGTCTGATATGCAGGAACAAACAGCGATACTGCCGAAAATATTTTCAGTTTATCCAGAAGTTCGCTCGGGAATGAGTACGAAGCGTGGAAGCAGGAATCGAACTAAGTACGGGATGAATCTGAGTACTCATGTTGGAGATGATCCGGCAATCGTTGAGATGAACCGGACAGCATTCTTTTCTCAGCTTGGGATATCCAGGAATGAGCTTGCGATTCCGCTTCAATCTCATTCAGAAATTGTTCGTAAGGTCGTTACGCCGGGTGAATATGAAAAGTGTGATGCGCTCATTACCAATGCATGCGGAGTGGCATTAGGTATTACGGTTGCTGATTGCGTTCCAATCTTGCTCTTCGATCCAATTCAAAACGCAATAGGGGCCGTCCATGCAGGATGGCGAGGTACTGCACGTGGTATCGTCAAGCGAACGATTCATAACATGCAGGAGGAATTTAAAACGGATCCTGAACATGTGCTCGCCTTTATCGGTCCATCAGCTGGAGTATGCTGTTACGAAGTAAGTGAGGAAGTCGCTGTGAAGTTCGAGAAGAAAATCGTACCTTATAACAAGAAGAAGATATTTGTTGATCTCAAGAAAGAGAACGCGGCTCAACTTCATCAGGTGGGAGTAGCGGAGGACAACATGGAGATCAGCAAACATTGCACAATATGTGAATCGCAATTGTTCCATTCCTATAGACGGGATGGAACAAACGCAGGCAGAATGATGGCTGTTATTCGTTTGCAGCCGTAA
- the glmS gene encoding glutamine--fructose-6-phosphate transaminase (isomerizing), with the protein MCGIVGYVGKKSALPIILEGLKRMEYRGYDSAGIALIDKGMLLIQKQKGKVDDLVQKLNNGVRLPEMHIGMGHTRWATHGEPNDINAHPHTDCRHEIAVVHNGIIENYLALKTKLLQKGHRFVSETDTEIVAHLIEEIYKSTPNLFEAVRLAMKEVTGTYGLVVLSSREPDRIVAARMGSPLILGIGDGENIVAADAAAIIEHTRQVVYLGDGEVAELTAEGVTTKTLKDVEITKVVEELTFDLEEIEKGGFTHFMLKEIHEQSESIQNAMRGRLLEEDGNVKLGGLDGVIEKIVRAPRLIIAACGTSWHAALIGEYMLEQYAHIPVEVEYASEFRYRNPVLRNNDVVILISQSGETADTLAALREAKAQGATAIGICNVVGSSIARESDGGVYIHAGPEIGVASTKAFTSQLTVLALLTILLARRIGMTREQGIKLVQELKSLPEKVKTILSDTKQVEYIASEFIEMKNFLYLGRGYNFPVALEGALKLKEISYIHAEGYPAAEMKHGPIALIDEKMPVVFIAPQDRTYEKVMSNIQEVKARRGRVIAIVNEEEKNIKQLADYLICVPQTLDLFSPILSVIPLQLLAYYIAVSRGCNVDQPRNLAKSVTVE; encoded by the coding sequence ATGTGTGGTATTGTGGGATATGTCGGGAAAAAAAGTGCGCTTCCGATTATACTGGAAGGATTGAAGCGCATGGAATACCGAGGATATGATTCAGCGGGAATAGCACTCATTGACAAAGGAATGCTGCTCATTCAAAAACAAAAAGGGAAAGTTGATGACCTTGTACAGAAATTAAATAATGGTGTGCGATTGCCTGAGATGCATATCGGTATGGGACATACGCGTTGGGCTACTCACGGAGAACCCAATGATATCAATGCGCATCCACATACAGATTGCCGGCATGAAATTGCTGTAGTCCATAACGGTATTATAGAGAACTATCTTGCTCTTAAAACGAAACTACTTCAGAAAGGGCACCGTTTTGTAAGTGAAACGGATACTGAGATCGTTGCCCATTTAATTGAAGAGATATACAAATCGACCCCTAATCTCTTTGAGGCGGTTCGTTTAGCAATGAAAGAAGTAACTGGAACATACGGGCTTGTTGTTTTATCGTCTCGTGAACCGGATAGAATAGTCGCTGCGAGAATGGGGAGTCCGCTTATTCTCGGCATTGGAGATGGTGAAAACATCGTTGCTGCTGATGCCGCCGCCATTATAGAGCATACCCGGCAAGTTGTCTATCTCGGAGATGGTGAAGTTGCCGAATTGACAGCTGAAGGTGTGACAACGAAAACACTCAAAGATGTTGAAATCACGAAAGTGGTGGAAGAGCTCACATTTGATCTAGAAGAAATCGAAAAGGGTGGATTCACTCACTTCATGCTGAAAGAAATTCATGAACAGTCTGAGTCAATTCAGAATGCGATGCGCGGCAGATTGCTGGAAGAGGATGGCAATGTAAAACTTGGCGGGCTTGATGGAGTTATTGAAAAAATAGTACGCGCGCCGCGTTTAATTATTGCTGCGTGCGGCACATCGTGGCACGCTGCTCTCATCGGCGAATATATGCTTGAGCAGTATGCGCATATTCCCGTCGAAGTGGAATACGCTTCTGAGTTTCGTTATCGAAATCCGGTTTTGAGAAACAATGATGTTGTGATTCTTATAAGTCAAAGCGGTGAGACAGCGGATACACTCGCGGCGTTGCGAGAAGCCAAAGCACAAGGAGCGACTGCCATTGGAATATGTAATGTGGTTGGGAGTTCTATTGCCCGTGAAAGTGATGGCGGCGTCTATATTCATGCCGGCCCTGAAATTGGTGTGGCATCGACAAAAGCCTTTACATCTCAATTGACCGTTTTGGCTCTTTTGACCATTCTGCTTGCACGGCGTATAGGAATGACGCGGGAGCAAGGCATAAAGCTCGTTCAAGAATTAAAATCACTGCCGGAAAAAGTGAAAACGATTCTTTCCGATACGAAACAGGTTGAATATATCGCAAGTGAATTTATAGAAATGAAGAACTTTCTCTACCTGGGCAGGGGATATAATTTTCCAGTTGCGCTGGAAGGTGCGCTCAAATTAAAAGAAATCTCCTATATTCACGCAGAAGGATACCCGGCCGCAGAAATGAAGCACGGACCTATTGCGCTCATTGATGAGAAAATGCCGGTTGTGTTTATTGCGCCGCAGGACAGAACGTACGAAAAAGTTATGAGCAACATCCAGGAAGTAAAAGCACGGCGCGGGCGTGTCATTGCTATTGTGAATGAAGAAGAAAAAAACATTAAGCAGCTCGCTGATTATTTGATCTGCGTTCCGCAAACACTTGATTTGTTCTCGCCGATTCTCTCCGTTATTCCGCTGCAATTACTGGCATATTATATTGCAGTGTCACGAGGCTGCAATGTGGATCAGCCGCGGAACCTTGCGAAAAGCGTTACGGTAGAATGA
- a CDS encoding SDR family oxidoreductase, giving the protein MKQESKFKPNEWALILGASSGFGAATARELAENGMNIFGVHLDRQATMPNVQNLIKEIKHTGVKTVFYNINAADQIKQDETLDDIQEQFALGSSDTIKVLLHSLAFGTLKPFIAKKPEDALTPAQMEMTVNVMAHSLVYWVQGLISRNLMKSGGRIFGMTSSGGHIAMPYYGAVSAAKASLEAHLRQLAMELGPMGITANAIMAGVTDTPALRKIPGNVGMLEAARGKNPGGRLTTPEDIAKAIVLLSTDEAHWISGNVLGVDGGEDIAAFASIRNHHDNK; this is encoded by the coding sequence ATGAAGCAAGAGTCGAAATTCAAACCGAATGAATGGGCGCTTATCCTGGGTGCCTCCAGTGGATTTGGCGCAGCTACTGCACGTGAACTGGCAGAGAATGGGATGAATATTTTTGGCGTGCATCTTGATCGTCAAGCAACGATGCCAAATGTTCAGAACCTCATCAAAGAAATCAAGCACACTGGTGTGAAAACGGTGTTTTATAATATCAATGCAGCAGACCAGATCAAGCAGGATGAAACGCTCGATGATATTCAGGAACAGTTTGCCCTCGGTTCGTCCGACACGATAAAAGTGCTCCTGCATTCACTTGCATTCGGAACATTAAAACCATTCATAGCGAAGAAACCGGAAGACGCTTTAACTCCGGCACAAATGGAAATGACGGTCAATGTGATGGCGCATAGTCTTGTGTATTGGGTACAGGGATTGATCTCGCGAAATCTCATGAAAAGCGGAGGACGTATTTTTGGAATGACAAGTTCAGGAGGACACATAGCGATGCCGTACTACGGTGCTGTATCGGCTGCAAAAGCGAGTTTGGAAGCACATCTCCGCCAGCTTGCGATGGAACTAGGGCCTATGGGTATTACAGCGAATGCTATCATGGCTGGAGTCACGGATACACCGGCCTTGCGTAAAATCCCGGGAAATGTAGGCATGCTTGAGGCGGCACGCGGGAAAAATCCGGGAGGACGTCTCACAACACCGGAAGATATTGCAAAAGCGATTGTTCTGCTTTCCACTGACGAAGCACATTGGATATCCGGCAATGTCTTGGGCGTTGATGGAGGGGAAGATATTGCCGCTTTCGCCAGCATTCGAAATCATCACGATAATAAATAA
- a CDS encoding acyl-CoA dehydrogenase family protein, with product MFQFEFTEEQKMLRDMARDFVNTEVKPLAQKMDEEEKLSPELIRKIADIGFLGAAFPQEYGGGGFGEVGYCVMQEEMGRGDLATSTFIGAHQSIGANAIFIGGSEELKKKYLVPLAEGKYIGGFALTEASAGSDSFNLRTKAHLDGNEWVINGEKLWITNGGFADILSVFARTERGISAFVVETKTPGFTAGPKEKKMGIRASMTNALTFNNVRIPKDNIIGDDGRGFLIAMKTLDAGRLGLGAACLGAMKELLEMSTKYAKERKQFDAPLSQFQAIQFMLADIALTIYALESMVYRTAQEYDEKKSVSRQAAYVKLYASENLVKVADMAVQIHGGMGYSRELPIERYYRDARINPIFEGTSEVQRLVIARDVLKKNGKV from the coding sequence ATGTTTCAATTTGAATTTACGGAAGAACAAAAGATGCTTCGCGATATGGCGCGAGATTTTGTGAACACAGAGGTTAAGCCTCTCGCTCAGAAGATGGATGAAGAAGAAAAATTGTCTCCTGAATTAATCCGAAAAATAGCGGACATAGGTTTCCTTGGCGCGGCATTCCCTCAGGAATATGGCGGCGGCGGGTTCGGAGAAGTTGGTTATTGCGTTATGCAAGAAGAGATGGGTCGAGGTGATCTTGCAACCTCCACCTTTATTGGAGCCCATCAGTCCATTGGTGCGAATGCAATCTTTATTGGGGGCTCTGAGGAGTTAAAGAAGAAGTATCTCGTTCCGCTAGCTGAAGGGAAATATATTGGAGGATTTGCATTAACAGAAGCTTCAGCCGGTTCCGATTCATTTAATTTACGCACGAAAGCCCATCTTGATGGAAATGAATGGGTGATTAATGGTGAGAAGCTGTGGATCACGAATGGCGGGTTCGCGGATATCCTATCGGTTTTTGCTCGGACAGAACGCGGCATCAGCGCTTTTGTTGTTGAAACAAAAACTCCGGGATTTACTGCAGGTCCTAAAGAAAAGAAAATGGGTATTCGCGCCAGCATGACAAATGCGTTGACGTTTAATAATGTCCGAATCCCAAAAGATAACATCATTGGTGATGACGGACGTGGATTCCTCATTGCAATGAAAACATTAGATGCCGGTCGTCTTGGTTTAGGGGCTGCATGTCTTGGTGCTATGAAAGAATTATTGGAAATGAGCACAAAATATGCAAAAGAGCGGAAGCAATTCGATGCACCACTATCACAATTCCAGGCGATTCAATTTATGCTTGCAGATATAGCATTGACAATCTATGCTTTAGAATCAATGGTCTATCGTACAGCGCAAGAATATGATGAAAAAAAATCGGTTTCTCGGCAGGCTGCGTATGTAAAGCTGTATGCATCAGAAAATCTCGTTAAGGTAGCCGATATGGCAGTGCAGATTCATGGCGGAATGGGGTACTCAAGAGAACTTCCCATCGAGCGTTACTACCGAGACGCTCGAATCAATCCGATATTTGAAGGTACAAGTGAAGTGCAAAGACTTGTGATAGCGCGAGATGTTCTCAAAAAGAACGGAAAGGTCTAA
- a CDS encoding SpoIIE family protein phosphatase, producing MAPPKKKADAKRLYIRKLESLIDAAKQLNTTFDLDKLLSIILDHATKNLNAARGTIYLIDERSQELWSKVVKGTGLVEIRLPIGTGISGTVAETGKTINLKAVSKDKRFYSAIDKKSGFHTRTMLCRPMRDRNGVIIGVFQIINKKRGVFNRNDELFLDAFSEHASLAIENARLYQADLEHARVDKEIQIAAEMQQQLFPKEKIQIPSYELSAMVQPCAAIGGDSYDIIPLKDGKYAITMADVCGKGIPAALLVSTLHALLRVFLQYPIELLELVRKLNTLVYNNSPAERFITFFIMIFDPVHHTFTYVNAGHNPPFLFRKNRNEINELMASGLPLGMVEEQQFETHLIELHQGDTLVVYTDGVTEAANRTLQQYSEEKLRECVLKNIDTTAETIKECIVRDVRGFVGNNPMSDDLTLLVLKRDLETSATR from the coding sequence ATGGCTCCGCCAAAGAAAAAAGCTGACGCAAAGCGATTGTATATCCGGAAGCTGGAATCGCTCATCGATGCAGCGAAACAACTCAACACCACATTTGATCTGGATAAACTTCTCTCCATTATTCTCGACCATGCCACGAAGAATCTTAATGCGGCACGAGGAACGATCTATCTCATCGACGAACGATCCCAGGAACTCTGGTCAAAAGTGGTAAAAGGGACTGGACTGGTCGAAATCAGATTGCCGATCGGGACCGGCATTTCTGGAACGGTTGCTGAGACAGGGAAAACAATCAACCTGAAAGCTGTAAGCAAAGATAAACGATTCTATTCGGCTATTGATAAAAAATCTGGTTTTCATACAAGAACGATGCTGTGCAGGCCAATGAGAGATAGAAACGGAGTCATTATTGGGGTCTTCCAGATCATCAACAAAAAACGCGGCGTGTTTAACCGGAACGATGAATTATTCCTGGATGCATTTTCTGAGCATGCTTCACTCGCAATAGAAAATGCGAGACTCTATCAGGCGGATCTTGAACATGCACGAGTGGATAAAGAAATTCAGATCGCCGCTGAAATGCAGCAGCAGCTTTTTCCAAAAGAAAAAATTCAAATTCCATCATATGAACTCTCCGCAATGGTCCAACCGTGTGCGGCAATCGGTGGTGATTCGTACGACATCATTCCACTTAAGGATGGAAAATATGCTATCACCATGGCTGACGTCTGCGGAAAAGGAATTCCAGCAGCTCTTTTAGTATCGACGTTGCATGCCTTATTGCGAGTGTTCCTTCAGTATCCAATAGAATTGCTCGAGCTTGTGAGGAAATTGAATACTCTTGTTTACAATAATAGTCCAGCAGAACGCTTCATCACTTTTTTTATCATGATTTTTGATCCGGTTCATCATACGTTCACCTATGTGAATGCCGGCCATAACCCGCCATTTCTTTTCCGAAAAAACAGAAACGAGATCAACGAACTTATGGCAAGCGGGTTACCTCTGGGAATGGTGGAAGAACAGCAGTTTGAGACACATCTAATAGAACTGCACCAAGGCGATACGTTGGTTGTGTATACTGATGGAGTGACAGAGGCGGCAAATAGAACGCTTCAACAATATAGTGAAGAGAAATTGCGAGAATGTGTTCTCAAAAACATAGACACAACTGCTGAAACGATAAAAGAATGTATCGTAAGAGATGTCCGAGGATTTGTAGGAAATAATCCGATGTCCGATGATTTGACGTTATTGGTACTGAAGAGAGACCTCGAGACATCCGCCACAAGATAA